In Planctomycetia bacterium, one DNA window encodes the following:
- a CDS encoding HAD family hydrolase, producing MPARAVFLDRDKTLIDDPGYLDHPDGVRLLPGVAEGLRRLKEAGYRLVVVTNQSAIARGKVTIDRLETIHAELRRQLTAAGVELDAIYYCPYHPDGTVPPYNREHEERKPAPGMLLRAAREMDLNLSKSWMVGDRLRDIQAGRRAGCKTVLVRSDSTEPAKEFVGDAEPNFETDGLLAAAEMILHT from the coding sequence ATGCCGGCCCGCGCCGTATTTCTCGATCGTGACAAGACGCTCATTGACGATCCGGGCTACCTCGATCATCCCGACGGCGTGCGATTGCTGCCCGGCGTCGCCGAAGGCCTGCGCCGATTGAAGGAGGCCGGCTATCGGCTCGTGGTCGTGACGAATCAGTCCGCGATCGCGCGCGGGAAAGTCACGATCGACCGGCTGGAGACCATTCATGCGGAGCTTCGGCGGCAGCTCACCGCCGCCGGCGTCGAACTCGACGCAATCTACTACTGCCCGTATCACCCCGACGGAACCGTGCCGCCCTATAACCGCGAGCACGAGGAGCGCAAACCCGCGCCGGGAATGCTGCTGCGCGCCGCACGAGAAATGGACCTCAACCTTTCCAAGTCCTGGATGGTGGGCGATCGGCTACGCGACATTCAGGCCGGCCGCCGCGCGGGGTGCAAGACGGTGCTCGTGCGCTCGGATTCGACCGAGCCGGCCAAGGAATTTGTCGGCGACGCGGAGCCCAATTTCGAGACTGACGGCCTGCTCGCCGCCGCGGAGATGATTCTGCACACATAG
- a CDS encoding glycosyltransferase, whose protein sequence is MTPLRISIVTPCLNDARYIEECLHSIHVQGYPNLEHIVIDGGSTDGSVEIIRRYADRLAYWISEPDAGHADALHKGLARATGDVVTWVCSNDLLLSGALENVAGFFAAHPDCEWAVGNGLLIDETSRVTERVWAVPFTVRSIQLWQLWGTCQPATFMRRRALERVGGIDRTLNVCVDTDLFLRLAKLEVPLRIPHFLAALRIHSDSQSQRHAARVRETDERIKSASGRPVWPAQLMKLAYRFYHWRYRGVQVLNETLRRHKAYTLGASVWSSPTEQGSH, encoded by the coding sequence ATGACCCCTTTGCGCATTTCCATCGTCACGCCCTGCCTGAATGACGCGCGATATATCGAAGAATGTCTGCACTCGATTCACGTTCAGGGCTATCCGAACCTTGAACACATCGTCATCGACGGCGGCTCGACCGACGGCAGCGTGGAAATCATCCGCCGGTATGCCGACCGGCTCGCGTATTGGATCAGCGAACCGGACGCAGGCCACGCCGACGCGCTGCACAAGGGCCTGGCCCGCGCGACCGGCGACGTGGTCACGTGGGTCTGCTCCAACGATCTGTTGCTCTCCGGCGCGCTGGAAAACGTCGCCGGGTTTTTCGCGGCGCACCCGGACTGCGAATGGGCCGTGGGGAATGGGCTGCTGATCGACGAGACCTCGCGGGTGACGGAGCGCGTCTGGGCAGTGCCGTTCACGGTGCGCAGCATTCAACTGTGGCAACTATGGGGCACCTGCCAGCCGGCGACGTTCATGCGGCGCCGGGCGCTGGAGCGCGTCGGCGGGATTGATCGCACCTTGAACGTCTGCGTGGACACGGACCTGTTCCTGCGCCTGGCGAAACTGGAAGTGCCCCTGCGGATTCCGCACTTCCTCGCCGCGTTAAGAATTCATTCAGACAGCCAATCGCAGCGCCATGCCGCGCGCGTACGCGAGACCGATGAGCGCATCAAGTCCGCGTCCGGCCGGCCGGTGTGGCCCGCGCAGTTGATGAAACTGGCCTATCGCTTCTACCATTGGCGCTATCGCGGCGTGCAGGTGTTGAATGAAACGCTGCGACGGCACAAGGCATACACCCTCGGCGCGTCCGTGTGGTCATCGCCGACGGAACAAGGGAGTCACTGA
- a CDS encoding ABC transporter ATP-binding protein, which produces MTAAMPTAEAVPAPSPAVEPPVIAVNELTKVYKLYDRPTDRVREALSFVRRSYHTAFKAVDGVTFDVRRGEVVAIFGHNGSGKSTLLKLISGVLTPTSGTLQVRGRISALLELGAGFNPELTGLQNVYLYGSMIGYSRPQMESRLDQILSFADIGDFINRPVKLYSSGMFCRLAFSTYIHVDPDVLLVDEVLAVGDIRFQLKCRDKLMQLRESGTTILYVSHSNPGFGDWAIIMDHGRIVERGPLANVWATYHRLMTDRDNAPAGSGRSNNAEASTSGAAGVKTATVRTDIVTSEGFVRDAEEAKRSIAYNESKEFLDRVDSIRFGTGEARFVNTELLDDNDQRVTTGSWGQRLRYRLHIRVDKDVPFLSAGFMIRNALGHHLLGDETWSQRVPLVDLHAGDRVVLEFAFHLNLAAGEYTITPGSSYRNVEMPGEVAYYDWIDHCDTIAVTRHGRPFHAWYYVPTQITGRIDRASGIAPENVQASVEKYVAISKY; this is translated from the coding sequence ATGACCGCTGCCATGCCCACCGCCGAAGCAGTCCCCGCACCGTCCCCCGCCGTCGAGCCGCCGGTGATCGCAGTCAATGAATTGACAAAAGTCTATAAACTGTACGACCGCCCCACCGACCGCGTGCGCGAGGCCTTGAGCTTCGTCCGGCGGAGCTACCACACGGCGTTCAAGGCGGTCGACGGCGTGACGTTCGACGTGCGACGCGGCGAAGTCGTGGCCATCTTCGGCCACAACGGCAGCGGCAAGAGCACGCTGCTGAAACTCATCTCCGGCGTGCTGACGCCGACCAGCGGCACGCTCCAGGTGCGTGGGCGCATCTCGGCCCTGCTCGAACTGGGCGCGGGCTTCAATCCCGAACTAACCGGGCTCCAGAATGTTTATCTTTACGGTTCGATGATCGGCTACTCCCGCCCGCAGATGGAAAGCCGCCTTGATCAGATTCTCTCTTTTGCCGACATTGGCGATTTCATCAACCGCCCGGTGAAACTCTATTCCAGCGGCATGTTCTGCCGTCTCGCGTTCTCGACTTACATCCACGTCGATCCCGACGTACTGCTCGTAGACGAGGTGCTGGCCGTCGGCGACATTCGCTTTCAACTCAAGTGCCGCGACAAGCTGATGCAGCTCCGCGAGAGCGGCACGACCATCCTCTACGTCTCGCATTCCAACCCCGGTTTCGGCGACTGGGCGATCATCATGGATCACGGTCGCATCGTGGAACGCGGTCCGCTGGCGAACGTCTGGGCGACTTACCATCGCCTGATGACCGACCGCGACAACGCCCCGGCGGGTTCCGGCCGATCCAACAATGCGGAGGCATCAACTTCCGGCGCGGCCGGCGTGAAGACCGCCACGGTGCGAACGGACATCGTTACGTCCGAGGGCTTTGTGCGCGACGCCGAGGAGGCGAAGCGCTCCATCGCATACAACGAATCGAAGGAGTTTCTCGATCGCGTGGATTCAATTCGCTTTGGCACCGGCGAGGCGCGATTTGTGAACACCGAATTGCTCGACGACAACGACCAGCGCGTCACAACCGGCTCATGGGGCCAGCGGCTGCGCTATCGACTGCACATCCGCGTCGACAAGGACGTGCCGTTCCTGTCGGCCGGCTTCATGATTCGCAACGCCCTGGGGCATCATCTGCTGGGCGATGAGACGTGGTCGCAGCGCGTGCCGCTCGTGGACCTGCACGCCGGGGATCGGGTCGTGCTGGAGTTCGCGTTCCACCTGAACCTGGCGGCGGGTGAATACACCATCACGCCGGGATCGAGCTATCGCAACGTGGAGATGCCCGGCGAGGTGGCGTATTACGACTGGATCGATCACTGCGACACGATCGCGGTGACGCGGCATGGCCGACCGTTCCACGCGTGGTATTATGTTCCGACGCAGATCACCGGGCGGATCGACCGCGCGAGCGGCATCGCCCCGGAAAATGTGCAGGCGTCGGTTGAGAAATATGTGGCAATCTCGAAGTATTAA
- a CDS encoding methyltransferase — MYVYARVSEIDQWILSGVWKAGWEDQYGWEYPWTYQKVLEYATPGARVLDVGAGTGQMAQKLFDDGPKLEVHMIDTKEAFETSGAFKPQLVYHEGLVGIGHALTPQYFDLVYSVSVLEHIYEAGGEAGMMSALEDMKNLLRPGGVMIHTMDLVLDPEVYRRWMGFSIERFITATGMEILPKYLGPAPTREAMLLDPDLYVVSPERAHAMRWCGRNVGLGYFRLTGIGFILRKPEA; from the coding sequence ATGTACGTTTACGCGCGGGTATCGGAAATCGACCAGTGGATTCTCTCCGGCGTCTGGAAAGCCGGATGGGAGGATCAGTACGGCTGGGAGTATCCGTGGACGTACCAGAAGGTGCTGGAATACGCGACGCCGGGGGCGCGGGTGCTGGATGTCGGCGCGGGCACGGGGCAGATGGCGCAAAAGCTCTTCGACGATGGGCCGAAGCTCGAAGTGCACATGATCGACACGAAAGAGGCGTTTGAGACGTCCGGCGCGTTCAAACCGCAGCTCGTCTACCACGAGGGGCTGGTCGGCATCGGTCACGCGCTCACGCCGCAGTATTTCGACCTTGTGTACAGCGTCTCGGTGCTGGAGCACATTTATGAAGCCGGCGGCGAAGCAGGGATGATGAGCGCGCTGGAAGACATGAAGAACCTGCTGCGCCCCGGCGGCGTGATGATTCACACGATGGATCTCGTCTTGGATCCGGAGGTCTATCGGCGCTGGATGGGTTTTTCCATCGAGCGGTTCATCACTGCGACCGGCATGGAAATATTGCCGAAGTACCTCGGCCCCGCGCCGACGCGCGAGGCGATGCTGCTGGACCCGGACCTGTACGTCGTCAGCCCCGAGCGGGCGCACGCGATGCGCTGGTGCGGCCGCAACGTGGGGCTGGGTTATTTCCGCCTCACCGGGATCGGTTTCATCCTGCGCAAGCCGGAGGCGTAG
- a CDS encoding glycosyltransferase family 2 protein → MEASQAVIPNEIERGRSGPPVLSIIIPVFNEVNTVRQVIEKVRAVPFPDPFEILVVNDGSTDGSEQVLRELPAWEDVRVLHHARNAGKGAAVQTALREIRGQYVVIQDADLELNPHDMLPLYEKVRGGAPVCYGSRFMGDNRRLHGRSTYWANRMLNMTCNLVNGIRLTDMNTCYKMMRADVARRLHLQSRGFAMEPEITTKLARLKVPIEELPISYIPREKSEGKKIRAMDFFRYLRAMGRYRFSSFDTGSADVQPPAQGSSSHPA, encoded by the coding sequence ATGGAAGCATCCCAAGCGGTTATTCCCAACGAAATCGAACGCGGCCGATCCGGCCCGCCCGTCCTGTCGATCATCATCCCCGTGTTCAACGAGGTGAATACGGTCCGGCAGGTGATCGAGAAGGTGCGCGCGGTGCCCTTTCCCGATCCATTCGAGATTCTCGTCGTGAACGACGGCTCAACCGACGGCAGCGAGCAGGTGCTGCGTGAACTGCCGGCGTGGGAAGACGTGCGCGTGCTGCACCACGCGCGCAACGCAGGTAAGGGCGCGGCGGTGCAGACCGCCCTGCGCGAGATTCGCGGGCAGTACGTGGTCATTCAGGACGCCGACCTGGAGCTGAACCCGCACGATATGCTGCCGCTGTACGAGAAAGTGCGCGGCGGCGCGCCCGTCTGTTACGGCTCCCGCTTTATGGGGGACAATCGCCGTCTGCACGGTCGCTCGACTTACTGGGCCAATCGCATGTTGAACATGACCTGCAACCTGGTCAACGGCATTCGCCTGACGGACATGAACACGTGCTACAAGATGATGCGGGCCGATGTGGCGCGGCGGTTGCATCTCCAGAGCCGCGGCTTCGCGATGGAGCCGGAGATCACCACCAAGCTCGCGCGGCTCAAAGTTCCGATCGAAGAGCTGCCCATCAGCTACATCCCGCGTGAAAAATCCGAAGGCAAGAAGATTCGCGCGATGGACTTCTTCCGCTATCTCCGCGCGATGGGTCGATACCGGTTCTCCAGCTTTGACACGGGATCGGCCGATGTCCAGCCGCCCGCACAAGGCTCCTCTTCTCACCCAGCATGA
- a CDS encoding lactate utilization protein, with amino-acid sequence MNHAGFEATSREKAADRRLAMQLHVSTGNSLAKTAALIEQTPNWQALRAHARQIKLHTLSHLDEYVQRFAAAAERNGATVSWAASGDDACAQTLAIARQHGVQRITKAKSMTSEEIGLNEALETGGLEPIETDFGEMICQLAHVAPSHVTAPIIEWSIEEVARLLARVGYVDAIPPELQPSGGAPDRSARLSAAARLVAAARVRLREKFMTAGMGISGANFAVADAGALVLVENEANIRLTTTLPGVHVAVVGIDKLIPRMRDLGTFLTLLPIAATGQRQTSYVTLLRRPLGRLHIILLDNGRLNVLADAQHVDLLSCIRCGACMNACPVYRHVSGHGYEAVYPGPIGAVLMPHLQPRGAYDELPFASSLCGACTEICPVAIPLHERLLEWRERVVGRGERSRLEAAAFAGWTWLMTHPMVYRAGRPPAAWMNAMAGWFAPVRQWEQSRDLPRIADESFAQWWRKHREA; translated from the coding sequence ATGAATCACGCCGGTTTCGAAGCCACAAGCCGTGAGAAAGCCGCCGACCGCCGCCTGGCGATGCAGTTGCACGTCTCGACGGGCAATTCGCTGGCGAAGACGGCGGCGCTCATCGAGCAAACGCCGAATTGGCAGGCGTTACGCGCCCATGCGCGGCAGATCAAACTCCACACCCTTTCGCACCTGGATGAGTACGTGCAGCGGTTCGCGGCCGCCGCCGAGCGAAACGGCGCGACGGTGTCGTGGGCGGCGTCCGGCGACGACGCGTGCGCTCAAACGCTGGCGATTGCACGGCAGCACGGTGTGCAGCGCATCACCAAGGCCAAGTCGATGACCAGCGAGGAGATTGGTCTGAACGAAGCGCTGGAGACGGGCGGGCTGGAACCGATCGAGACGGACTTCGGTGAGATGATCTGCCAGCTTGCCCACGTCGCACCGAGCCATGTAACCGCGCCGATCATCGAATGGTCCATCGAAGAAGTCGCGCGGTTGCTGGCGCGCGTGGGTTATGTCGACGCGATTCCCCCCGAATTGCAGCCGAGCGGCGGCGCTCCTGATCGATCGGCGCGGTTGTCGGCGGCTGCGCGCCTTGTCGCCGCAGCGCGCGTTCGCCTGCGCGAGAAGTTCATGACCGCCGGCATGGGCATCAGCGGCGCGAACTTCGCCGTGGCCGATGCCGGCGCGCTCGTGCTCGTGGAGAACGAAGCCAACATTCGCCTGACGACGACGCTGCCGGGCGTTCACGTGGCCGTCGTCGGAATCGACAAGCTGATCCCGCGCATGCGCGACCTCGGCACGTTTCTGACGCTGCTGCCGATCGCCGCGACGGGTCAACGACAAACGTCTTATGTGACCCTCTTGCGCCGGCCGCTGGGCCGCCTGCACATCATTCTGCTCGACAACGGCCGCCTGAACGTGCTGGCCGATGCGCAGCACGTTGACCTGCTCTCGTGCATCCGATGCGGCGCGTGCATGAACGCCTGCCCGGTGTATCGCCACGTGTCGGGCCACGGGTACGAGGCGGTCTATCCCGGACCGATTGGCGCGGTCTTGATGCCGCACCTGCAACCGCGCGGCGCGTACGACGAGTTGCCCTTCGCCAGCAGCCTGTGTGGCGCCTGCACCGAAATCTGCCCCGTGGCGATTCCGCTGCACGAGCGACTGCTCGAATGGCGCGAGCGGGTCGTCGGCCGCGGCGAGCGATCGCGACTGGAGGCCGCCGCCTTCGCCGGTTGGACGTGGCTGATGACCCATCCGATGGTCTATCGCGCGGGGCGCCCTCCGGCAGCGTGGATGAACGCGATGGCTGGCTGGTTTGCCCCGGTGAGGCAGTGGGAGCAGTCGCGCGATTTGCCGCGCATCGCGGACGAGTCCTTCGCGCAATGGTGGAGGAAGCACCGTGAAGCCTGA
- a CDS encoding (Fe-S)-binding protein — protein sequence MGRSTDSPHGVTNSIASHSAVPQRRVSLFVPCYVDQLFPRVAQSTVLLLERLGVACEYDERQTCCGQPAFNSGYADAARRVAEHFVSIFSGCETIVAPGGSCVSMVRNHFAHVLGREEPVTLRVRELCEYLVNELGAPDVGASLPGRAALHMPCHMLRDLDGASPVREILSRVRGLEIVDLPCDTWCCGFGGTFSVKYPELSTAMSETKLQQMRDAGVDYLISPESSCLMQLAGVLQRSQDPAHPRVSQRAIRPLHVAEVLAGTIS from the coding sequence ATGGGCCGGTCTACCGACAGCCCGCACGGCGTTACGAATTCGATTGCGTCCCATTCCGCAGTCCCTCAACGGCGCGTGTCGCTCTTCGTCCCGTGCTACGTCGATCAGTTGTTCCCGCGCGTCGCGCAATCGACCGTCCTGCTGCTGGAGCGCCTCGGCGTCGCGTGCGAATACGACGAGCGGCAGACCTGCTGCGGCCAGCCCGCTTTCAACAGCGGCTACGCCGACGCTGCGCGGCGCGTGGCGGAGCATTTCGTCAGCATTTTTTCCGGCTGTGAGACAATCGTCGCGCCGGGCGGATCATGCGTGAGCATGGTTCGCAACCACTTCGCGCACGTTCTGGGGCGCGAAGAGCCGGTCACCCTGCGCGTGCGCGAGCTGTGCGAGTATCTTGTCAACGAGCTGGGTGCCCCGGATGTCGGCGCGAGCCTGCCTGGACGCGCGGCGCTGCACATGCCCTGCCACATGCTGCGCGATCTGGACGGCGCCAGCCCCGTGCGCGAAATTTTGTCCCGCGTGCGTGGATTGGAGATCGTCGATCTCCCGTGCGATACCTGGTGCTGCGGCTTCGGCGGAACGTTCAGCGTGAAGTACCCGGAGCTGTCGACGGCCATGTCCGAAACAAAACTACAACAGATGCGCGACGCCGGCGTGGATTACCTGATCTCCCCGGAATCGAGCTGCCTGATGCAGTTGGCAGGGGTGTTGCAGCGGTCGCAGGATCCAGCGCATCCGAGAGTTTCCCAGCGGGCCATCCGGCCGCTGCATGTGGCGGAAGTGCTGGCGGGTACGATCTCATGA
- a CDS encoding LUD domain-containing protein, which produces MKPDGGLRTAVNQIARITARMARVPHPGDGPHRDVASAPAELAARFAERLDFLRAPGDDEPSVIRVATTQDAIASLARLCEPLPRQEIRLPEDADASPRDWKLGITPAWALVADTGSVVVEIPNAAAAFASLLVEQHCVVAGVDQLVPDLAELYRRLDPTTTDVPARNLVCITGCSRTADIEKLLVVPAHGPRQVRVVLCDEPVNWPILRNAIAP; this is translated from the coding sequence GTGAAGCCTGACGGTGGATTGCGTACGGCGGTAAATCAAATCGCGCGGATCACGGCGCGCATGGCGCGCGTGCCGCACCCCGGCGACGGCCCGCACAGAGATGTTGCGAGTGCGCCGGCAGAACTGGCGGCGCGATTCGCCGAGCGACTCGATTTCCTGCGCGCGCCCGGCGATGACGAACCCTCGGTCATCCGCGTCGCAACAACGCAGGACGCCATCGCATCCCTGGCTCGGTTGTGCGAACCGTTGCCGCGCCAAGAGATTCGACTGCCGGAGGATGCGGATGCTTCGCCGCGCGACTGGAAACTGGGAATCACGCCTGCGTGGGCGCTGGTCGCCGACACCGGATCAGTCGTGGTGGAGATTCCAAATGCAGCCGCCGCCTTCGCGTCGCTACTGGTGGAGCAGCACTGTGTTGTGGCCGGCGTCGATCAACTGGTTCCCGATCTCGCGGAGTTGTACCGGAGGCTGGACCCGACGACCACTGACGTGCCGGCACGGAATCTCGTGTGCATCACTGGTTGCAGCCGCACCGCGGACATCGAAAAGCTATTGGTCGTACCGGCGCACGGCCCGCGGCAGGTGCGCGTGGTGCTGTGCGATGAACCGGTAAACTGGCCAATCCTCCGCAATGCGATTGCCCCGTAA
- a CDS encoding SIS domain-containing protein, whose protein sequence is MDDLISKLIAEHRAALDRMDAARRGELRDAAKLLIDCFKAGGAVYICGNGGSAADAQHIAGELTGRYLRERKALNCIALTVNTSNLTAIGNDYDFERVFARQVEAHGRRGDVLWAISTSGQSANVLRAIEAAKTQGMNVLGFAGASGGSMAALCDVCYRAPCETTYGIQQLHELGYHIVCDLVERAIADGK, encoded by the coding sequence ATGGACGACTTGATTTCAAAACTAATCGCCGAACATCGCGCCGCCCTGGACCGCATGGACGCCGCGCGGCGGGGCGAGCTGCGCGACGCGGCGAAGCTGCTCATCGACTGCTTCAAGGCCGGCGGTGCAGTCTACATCTGCGGCAACGGTGGTTCGGCGGCCGACGCGCAGCACATCGCCGGGGAACTGACCGGCCGATACCTTCGAGAGCGCAAAGCCCTGAACTGCATCGCCCTGACGGTGAACACGAGCAATCTCACGGCCATCGGGAACGATTACGACTTCGAGCGCGTGTTCGCGCGGCAGGTTGAGGCGCACGGCCGCCGCGGCGACGTGCTCTGGGCAATCAGCACGAGCGGCCAAAGCGCGAACGTGCTGCGTGCGATTGAAGCGGCAAAGACGCAGGGCATGAACGTGCTGGGGTTCGCCGGCGCGTCCGGCGGATCGATGGCCGCGCTTTGCGACGTCTGTTATCGCGCGCCGTGCGAAACGACCTACGGGATCCAGCAGTTGCACGAGTTGGGCTATCACATCGTGTGCGATCTGGTCGAGCGTGCAATCGCGGATGGTAAGTAA
- a CDS encoding ABC transporter permease: protein MRYATEFGKFLSDTWRSRWLLYELTKNDFRGRYLGSALGIVWALVQPIVTLLIMWFVFAVIFPSSTQTNGRPFVLWLMAGMIPWYFISESLSGGTNSVVEKSFLVSKVAFRVSILPIVKIASAMVIHLFFFAIMVAVLIAYGHPPDRYYLQIPYFWFATVIFLLGVSWITAAMTVFFRDVSYAISVMLQFLFWLTPIFWSPELIVERGHPRILLLLKLNPLHYLVEGFRGCVIYERWFWEPYKSMIYFWIVTALLFVGGAVIFRRLRPHFGDLL from the coding sequence ATGCGTTACGCGACCGAGTTTGGGAAGTTCCTGTCTGACACGTGGCGCAGCCGCTGGCTGCTCTATGAACTGACCAAAAACGATTTTCGCGGGCGGTATCTGGGCAGCGCGCTGGGCATCGTCTGGGCGCTGGTGCAGCCGATCGTGACGCTGCTGATCATGTGGTTCGTGTTCGCGGTGATTTTTCCCTCGTCGACGCAAACCAACGGTCGCCCGTTCGTGCTGTGGCTCATGGCGGGAATGATCCCGTGGTATTTCATCAGCGAGAGCCTGTCGGGCGGGACGAACTCCGTTGTGGAGAAGAGTTTCCTCGTCAGCAAGGTCGCTTTCCGCGTCAGCATATTGCCTATTGTAAAAATAGCATCGGCGATGGTCATTCACCTGTTCTTCTTCGCCATCATGGTGGCTGTGCTGATCGCCTATGGGCACCCGCCGGATCGCTATTACCTCCAGATCCCCTACTTCTGGTTCGCCACCGTCATTTTTCTGCTGGGCGTGTCGTGGATCACGGCCGCCATGACCGTGTTCTTCCGCGACGTGTCCTACGCCATCAGCGTCATGCTCCAGTTTCTGTTCTGGCTGACGCCGATCTTCTGGTCACCCGAGTTGATCGTGGAACGCGGGCATCCGCGCATCCTGCTGCTGCTGAAACTCAACCCGCTGCACTATCTCGTCGAGGGTTTTCGCGGCTGCGTCATCTATGAACGCTGGTTCTGGGAGCCGTACAAGAGCATGATTTACTTCTGGATTGTGACGGCGCTGCTCTTCGTGGGCGGCGCGGTCATCTTCCGGCGATTGCGACCGCACTTTGGTGATTTGTTGTAA
- a CDS encoding NAD(P)-dependent oxidoreductase: protein MERILVTGGAGYLGSILTPTLLREGYKVTVLDNLAFGQTPLLDCCADPNFTFVRGDVCNHEQVGRMVGDFDVIIPLAAIVGAPACKVNPVLSRMINYDAIRFMVDKLSPRQRVLFPTTNSGYGVGEADGFCTEETPLRPISQYGRDKVEIEKYLLDKGTAVTFRLATVFGMSPRMRLDLLVNDFTFRAWRDRFIVLFEEHFRRNFIHIRDVAAAFLFGIKNYETMKGRPFNVGLSSANLTKRQLCEKIREQVPEFRILSDAIGEDPDKRDYIVSNERIEKLGWRPRHSLEDGIRELLRGFPLLRPNAYANV, encoded by the coding sequence GTGGAACGCATTCTGGTCACCGGTGGCGCGGGGTATCTCGGCTCGATCCTGACACCGACGCTGCTGCGCGAAGGATACAAGGTCACGGTACTCGACAATCTTGCTTTCGGGCAGACGCCGTTGCTGGATTGCTGCGCCGATCCGAACTTCACCTTCGTGCGCGGCGATGTCTGCAACCACGAGCAGGTCGGCCGCATGGTAGGCGATTTCGACGTGATCATCCCGCTGGCCGCCATCGTCGGCGCGCCGGCCTGCAAGGTGAACCCCGTCCTGTCACGGATGATCAATTACGACGCCATTCGCTTCATGGTGGACAAACTCTCTCCGCGGCAGCGCGTCCTCTTCCCCACAACCAACAGCGGTTACGGCGTCGGCGAGGCCGATGGATTCTGTACCGAGGAGACCCCGCTGCGACCGATCTCGCAATACGGGCGCGACAAAGTCGAAATTGAGAAGTATTTGCTTGACAAGGGCACAGCCGTGACGTTCCGCCTCGCGACGGTCTTCGGCATGTCCCCGCGGATGCGGCTGGACCTGCTGGTGAATGATTTCACGTTCCGCGCCTGGCGCGATCGGTTCATCGTCTTGTTTGAGGAACACTTCCGCCGAAACTTCATTCACATTCGCGACGTGGCGGCGGCGTTCCTGTTCGGCATAAAGAACTACGAGACGATGAAAGGGCGGCCGTTCAACGTCGGCTTGTCATCAGCGAACCTCACGAAGCGGCAATTGTGCGAAAAAATCCGCGAACAGGTGCCGGAGTTTCGCATCCTCTCGGACGCCATCGGTGAGGACCCGGACAAGCGCGATTACATCGTGAGCAACGAGCGGATCGAGAAACTGGGCTGGCGGCCGCGGCACTCGCTGGAAGACGGTATCCGCGAACTGCTTCGCGGGTTCCCGCTGCTGCGGCCGAATGCTTACGCGAACGTGTAG